The following proteins are encoded in a genomic region of Carboxydothermus pertinax:
- a CDS encoding NTP transferase domain-containing protein, producing the protein MINALVLAGSVNSGKLAKVCPEPYEALIPLKGRPMVDYVVDSLLKTPEVKQIVVAGPKELSGRYPEGRVVLVDGGESVVESVQKGFKVLPRDTKTLVATSDIPLITPEEIKTFLFSCPPGYDVYYPVVYKEAIEERDKSVRRTYVTLKEGTVTGGNLFLVDPRIVEKAIVKAQDLIKLRKSPFKLSLLLGLGFVIKFLAKKLSVKELEEKVGGLLGIRGKAVFSRSFGIGVDVDKPEDLELVLKYLP; encoded by the coding sequence GTGATTAATGCTCTGGTATTAGCGGGCAGTGTGAATAGTGGTAAATTAGCTAAAGTCTGCCCCGAACCTTATGAAGCCTTAATACCCCTGAAAGGTAGACCGATGGTTGACTATGTGGTAGACTCCCTTTTAAAAACCCCCGAGGTTAAACAAATAGTAGTAGCAGGGCCCAAAGAGCTTTCCGGACGCTATCCGGAGGGACGGGTGGTGCTGGTCGATGGGGGTGAGTCGGTAGTGGAGTCGGTGCAAAAGGGGTTTAAGGTTTTGCCCCGGGACACTAAGACCCTGGTGGCAACCAGTGATATTCCTTTAATTACTCCGGAGGAAATTAAAACTTTTCTCTTTTCTTGTCCCCCGGGGTATGATGTTTATTACCCGGTGGTTTATAAAGAAGCCATTGAAGAGCGAGATAAATCGGTTCGGCGAACTTATGTAACTTTAAAGGAAGGAACTGTAACTGGCGGGAATCTTTTTTTAGTTGACCCGCGGATTGTGGAAAAAGCTATTGTTAAAGCCCAGGATTTGATAAAACTGAGAAAAAGCCCCTTTAAGTTAAGTCTGCTTTTGGGCTTGGGCTTTGTTATAAAGTTTTTGGCGAAAAAGCTTTCGGTAAAAGAGCTAGAAGAAAAGGTTGGAGGGTTATTAGGGATCCGGGGAAAAGCAGTATTTTCCCGGAGTTTTGGCATTGGTGTGGATGTGGATAAACCGGAAGACCTGGAGCTAGTTTTAAAATACTTGCCCTAG
- a CDS encoding GntR family transcriptional regulator, whose product MGRLNPIILDNYKPLRELVFETLREAIINGVLKPGERLMEVQLAEELGVSRTPVREAIRKLELEGFVVMIPRKGAYVAGISLKDVADVFEVRAALESLAAGLAAERITDEEIEELERVLVQQQNLADSDRLEDIIKVDTDFHDVLYRASRNERLIQIVSHLREQIQRFRTASLSQPGRMRIALEEHKEIVEAIAERNVEKAQALAREHIENAEQSMINGLKERGELVGD is encoded by the coding sequence ATGGGGAGATTAAATCCTATTATCCTTGATAATTACAAGCCTTTAAGGGAACTGGTTTTTGAAACCTTACGGGAAGCAATTATCAATGGCGTATTAAAACCGGGAGAAAGGCTAATGGAAGTGCAACTGGCGGAAGAACTGGGGGTTAGCCGTACTCCGGTGCGGGAAGCCATTAGAAAGCTTGAATTAGAAGGCTTTGTTGTTATGATTCCCCGGAAAGGGGCGTATGTGGCTGGAATATCGTTAAAAGATGTGGCCGATGTGTTTGAAGTACGGGCAGCGTTAGAAAGCCTGGCGGCTGGCCTTGCTGCCGAGAGGATTACCGATGAGGAAATTGAAGAGTTAGAACGGGTTCTGGTTCAGCAGCAAAACCTTGCCGATAGTGATCGCTTGGAAGATATAATAAAAGTGGATACGGATTTTCACGATGTTCTTTACCGGGCAAGCCGTAACGAGCGGCTCATTCAAATTGTAAGCCATTTAAGAGAACAAATTCAGCGGTTTAGAACAGCTTCTCTCTCCCAACCGGGTCGGATGCGGATTGCTTTAGAAGAGCATAAGGAAATTGTGGAGGCAATTGCCGAGCGAAATGTGGAAAAGGCTCAGGCTTTAGCAAGAGAGCACATTGAAAATGCAGAACAAAGTATGATTAATGGCTTAAAGGAAAGAGGCGAATTGGTTGGTGATTAA
- the ispE gene encoding 4-(cytidine 5'-diphospho)-2-C-methyl-D-erythritol kinase has product MLIFAPAKINLTLDILGKRSDGYHELWSIMQSITLGDLVEIEPAEELKLKIAGANLPADETNIAIKAARALMDATGKTFGAKITLYKKIPQEAGLAGGSTDGAAVLFGLNRLYNLNFSAEELEKIGARVGADVPFCLKGGTALVEGIGEKVTRLTPLKKGYFVLYKLPFGISTRMAYLKLAGKDLTTNRPNHQKVLEALARENLQELGQNLKNVLEISAMEIRPEIYRYKKELLNLNPLGVLMSGSGSTLFALTENLAKAYEIFRKINLPGQKFIVRPYAVGPTCLKP; this is encoded by the coding sequence TTGTTAATCTTTGCACCGGCAAAAATAAATCTTACTTTAGATATATTAGGAAAGCGCTCCGATGGTTACCATGAGCTCTGGTCGATAATGCAGTCTATTACTTTAGGGGATTTAGTGGAGATAGAGCCGGCGGAAGAATTAAAGCTAAAAATTGCTGGGGCGAATTTACCTGCGGATGAGACTAATATTGCCATTAAAGCAGCCCGAGCCTTAATGGATGCAACTGGGAAAACCTTTGGAGCTAAAATAACGTTATATAAAAAGATCCCCCAGGAAGCAGGGCTAGCCGGTGGCTCGACCGATGGTGCGGCTGTGCTTTTTGGTTTAAATAGACTTTATAATTTAAATTTCTCTGCAGAAGAGCTGGAGAAAATTGGGGCCAGAGTGGGAGCAGATGTACCTTTTTGTTTAAAGGGTGGAACAGCCTTGGTGGAAGGGATAGGGGAGAAGGTAACAAGGCTTACTCCTCTAAAAAAAGGCTATTTTGTCCTTTATAAACTGCCCTTTGGCATTTCTACCCGCATGGCTTATTTAAAGCTAGCAGGAAAAGATTTAACTACCAACCGCCCAAATCACCAAAAGGTTTTAGAAGCGTTAGCCAGGGAAAATTTACAAGAATTGGGACAAAATTTAAAAAATGTTCTGGAAATAAGTGCTATGGAAATAAGACCGGAAATATATAGATACAAAAAGGAACTTTTAAACTTAAATCCCCTGGGAGTTTTGATGTCCGGTAGTGGCTCAACCCTTTTTGCTTTAACGGAAAATCTGGCAAAGGCTTACGAAATTTTCAGAAAAATAAATTTACCGGGGCAAAAATTTATTGTTCGGCCTTATGCTGTAGGACCTACTTGCTTAAAGCCTTAA
- a CDS encoding L,D-transpeptidase has translation MVVHLLVSLRKKILTLYKNNLPVKSWPVAVGAPNSSTPTGVYRIKNKIINPGGSPYGILGSRWMGLTIPGGNYGIHGTNNPASIGLEVSKGCIRMHNKDIEELFPQVPLWSRVIITKD, from the coding sequence ATGGTAGTTCATCTTCTGGTAAGTTTGAGAAAGAAAATTTTAACCCTTTATAAAAACAATTTACCGGTTAAATCCTGGCCGGTAGCGGTAGGAGCTCCTAACTCTTCCACCCCTACCGGAGTATACCGCATAAAAAATAAAATTATTAACCCCGGGGGCAGTCCCTACGGCATCCTTGGTAGCCGCTGGATGGGACTTACCATCCCCGGTGGCAATTATGGCATTCACGGTACTAATAATCCGGCCTCCATTGGCCTAGAGGTGTCCAAAGGTTGTATTCGAATGCATAATAAAGACATTGAAGAATTATTCCCCCAAGTTCCCCTCTGGAGCCGGGTAATCATCACCAAAGATTAA
- a CDS encoding flavin reductase family protein encodes MAKGLDYLTNSVALLGYNDREQGNFTTVAWITQVSVNPPMVLVNLAPKRYAYQKIKESGEFTLAILAEDQKEIADFCGKNSGAKVDKVKELNLPVVRGEKVSAPKLTTAIANLECRLVKEIPAGDHIVLVGEVVAEDVPNPAKKPLVFHQWKYLY; translated from the coding sequence TTGGCTAAAGGACTTGATTATTTAACCAATTCGGTAGCTTTACTTGGCTACAATGACCGGGAGCAGGGTAATTTTACTACTGTGGCCTGGATTACCCAGGTTTCAGTGAATCCGCCAATGGTTTTAGTAAATCTTGCTCCCAAAAGGTATGCTTACCAGAAAATTAAAGAGAGTGGAGAGTTTACTCTGGCAATCTTAGCCGAAGACCAGAAGGAAATTGCTGATTTTTGCGGTAAAAATTCCGGGGCAAAAGTAGATAAGGTAAAAGAGCTAAATCTTCCGGTAGTTCGGGGAGAAAAAGTTTCTGCTCCAAAACTTACCACAGCAATTGCCAACCTCGAATGTCGTTTGGTAAAAGAGATTCCTGCGGGTGACCATATTGTCCTGGTGGGAGAAGTAGTGGCCGAGGATGTGCCTAATCCTGCTAAAAAGCCGCTGGTTTTCCACCAGTGGAAGTATCTTTATTAA
- a CDS encoding YkvA family protein: protein MPDAWSFFHKIKNLSQEEWQKYQKEVPQKLEEAALKVETPELKSLIYYLKYFWEMFFDENFRIEPKTKLVILAGILYFVLPVDIIGDFLPFLGFLDDAFVIRLVWEFIGDEVRRYASFKGENLFEAPLDIKSLLDKKFGLLKDLLKISPFFMALKLENRIEDLENLYYIGREFFKHNRLANVLRGKLYLSESFIVGVLRELPPELPVRELQVEIRGDELWLKGNLSLYNLNFKQKIIKTQLYTERENIFAEVYLGDMPELNLSGARGFFYRAFAPIAGFWGVRKFLEVNKKRFPGIDLEGKKLKIDLGYYFKPENLKLKALLKFAEKLPPLTILPQNGLVVVKINEEG, encoded by the coding sequence ATGCCGGATGCCTGGTCGTTTTTTCATAAAATTAAAAACTTATCTCAGGAAGAATGGCAAAAATACCAGAAAGAAGTACCACAAAAACTAGAGGAAGCAGCTTTAAAAGTTGAAACACCGGAGTTAAAGTCACTAATTTACTACTTAAAGTATTTTTGGGAGATGTTTTTTGACGAAAACTTTCGCATTGAGCCGAAAACTAAACTGGTGATTTTAGCAGGCATCCTTTATTTTGTGCTCCCGGTGGATATTATCGGTGATTTTTTACCGTTTTTGGGCTTTTTAGATGATGCTTTTGTGATTCGCCTGGTTTGGGAGTTTATTGGCGATGAAGTGCGAAGATATGCAAGTTTTAAAGGGGAAAATCTTTTTGAGGCGCCATTAGATATAAAAAGCCTTTTAGATAAAAAATTTGGACTTTTAAAAGATTTATTAAAAATTTCGCCTTTTTTTATGGCGTTAAAGCTGGAAAATCGGATAGAGGATTTAGAAAATTTATATTATATTGGCCGGGAATTTTTTAAACATAACCGGCTGGCAAATGTTTTAAGAGGTAAGCTTTATTTATCCGAGAGTTTTATAGTGGGAGTTTTAAGAGAATTACCGCCGGAATTACCAGTACGCGAGTTACAAGTAGAAATTCGAGGTGATGAACTTTGGCTAAAGGGTAATCTTTCGTTATATAATTTAAATTTTAAGCAAAAAATAATTAAAACCCAGTTATACACCGAAAGGGAAAATATTTTTGCTGAAGTTTATCTCGGGGATATGCCAGAACTAAATCTTTCAGGTGCTAGAGGTTTTTTCTATCGGGCCTTTGCTCCTATAGCGGGTTTTTGGGGAGTACGCAAATTTCTAGAGGTAAATAAAAAGCGTTTTCCCGGGATAGACTTAGAAGGGAAAAAACTTAAAATAGATTTAGGTTATTATTTTAAACCGGAGAATTTAAAGTTAAAAGCTTTATTAAAATTCGCTGAAAAACTGCCACCCTTAACAATTTTACCGCAAAACGGTTTGGTGGTGGTAAAAATTAATGAGGAGGGATAA